In Euphorbia lathyris chromosome 2, ddEupLath1.1, whole genome shotgun sequence, the sequence acaaaaaatcagctcgctcgacgccacgcatccataaactcatccatctccctcttaatgcgtggaacatcctcgtcagatcggtggtagccgatagttgggtgacacgccacaaccagctaacccactacaaaaaaagtaataaataaatattaaaaattaaacacatataaactaatactaaataataatattaaataataataaacttacaaattcgctgttggcgcgagcatactgtaccggtccagcctgtggtgcatgaaggagatggggatgcgAATATTGCCTataccaatccatataagcaggatcacaggcagtgggatcgtatccaactggtcggcatctccaccgatcaatgccccgagccgatggaaatctccgccaggtgtcctcaactgtgactaaggaatgcgtgagcctgtacgataacgacttccatggtcgtactgctttatcaggtctaatatgctcagctgggataggctgagtatatccgacctgtcgcatCGCTCggtcgggcatatacggctcgacgatgtctctacaccgtatccaaccggcgtaggacactcgaagccgatcatcatcggcgacaggaccataaggcaaccacgtcacctggaaaaaagtaatactcaataaaaaaataatatactataaataataattaaataaattctaaaattttataaaatacctctgccgccgtcatacgatccagctgcccccgaaaggtatctagtcgggcggtcgtcttgcctggtaccccgacctcccatctcagtgcacgggcatggtcagctgggatcaggTGAGCTCCTCTATACGGCCGAAAAACcggaaaatactcatatatccatgcctgcagtagggtcaaacatccgcatatacctgagcagtctcctctgctcgctatccccagctgccggtacaacatggctagtgtggcagacccccatgatagtccagctgccccgctGACACCGCTGTAAACCTCATGAAGATGGGCtggcctaatcctatctccactcttgtcaacaaacagagtggatccaagcataagccacatccacgctgtggcccgagtagcgtcatccctaccctcggCGAGAAGCCCCTGTACAGccccaacaaatacacctccacctcTCCATAAATGACTAGTCGGCAACAGAAGCTCAGCCTgactcaccccaaacatcatcatgcacatggcatgaagcgaGTCAGTAGTGGGAGACTTggacaccatcggaccgtcgatcgagatccgaagaatctgccacacatcatgcagctggatagtcatctcaccgaacggcatgtggaaggagttcgtatcaggctgccaccgctccacgaataCAGTCAatagcggagtgtcgaggttcctgaacatggcacgtggaaggtgagacaaaccagtcctctcgatcatctccctcagctgtaaaatgacacatatacaatttatacaattacagaatgttttgtatgtttatagttaaaaatacgaattacaataaatgttgacacactatattattcttacctcgggtgacgcaccagaaaaccactaacacaaatctcggcatgctgatgatcatgtgcaacagcggactgtcgcactgcccgggcaaccacatccaggtagtcctgAAAAGAATCGGCATCGggctctctgtcatcaaaatcagTCGCCCCCTCTGAGCCATGAATATCGGCCTGATCCGCAATCGGCCCCCTCCTCAActgctccgtcgcagcccctctccgcctatgACCAGAAATATctataccacgcaatctcgtatgccgtggtgtatcatcctcgtcgtccatatctagacgacgagcagatgacgggatggatttcccacccctagtaggccgctccgtctacaaaaaaaattacactaaattaataaaattgtaaataatgtaaattatactaaatttataaaattatgctaaaatactactaaactaataaaattataatatagttattctcaatttatactaaattatactaaaattacactaaattactaaaatgtttactataattaaactaaaattacactaaatttactaaaattttaaaaaatattaatttttattaaaaaagggggtgtatgagtatcacgcccaaACCATTGGTCGGGCGTATGCACATCACGCCCTATCAGTGGTTagggcgtatgagcatcacgccctaccattggttcgggcatgtggctatcacgcccgaaccactggtcgggcgtgatactcatacgcccgaaccgcagatcgggcgtgatgttcatacgcccgactgcgattccggtcGAAATTTTTAAACATCACAACAGATCCAAAACGATCCATAAATCAATGAAATAAAGCGGTAAATCGTACcattttagcttttcctttacggtttctatcaccatccatgattcggcTCACTAATTTatccggatttgagcaaaaatcgtttcggcttcttgagaggttttgagttttttgaaatttagtgcaaagggtATTTCGGTCTATTCACGGGGCTAGAAGTGTAAAATtagggctgggtttagtaaatcactttttttataatataaatagtgaaaaaattaTATAGGATTGTCTATTTATTTCTGAAGCTCcgttgatattttttttaaagacatGTCCAACTTTTATACTTTAAAGAGTCCTTACTTGAGCCcctaaattgtcaggaccggGTCCTGAGTGTAATTGATGATCTGTGTCTAATTAATTCCTGTTAAATATTCACATATGATGTTTAAAATAATTGTGGGATCAGATTATCTTTTAAATATCAACTCGAAGGAAGCAACTGTGTTCTCTTCTCTGTTATCTTTCTTATGATTGATGCCATCCTTCTTCACTTCTAGGTTTGAGGAAGTTCATTTCAACTTTGTGAAATGGAAAGGTAACTTATAGTCTAGCTTAGTGgataataattttttcatttccttttgggttttttttttttttgaaagaataaaGAATGCTTTATTGATGATCTAGTTGGAGAACTGAAAGAATAAAGGGTGGTGGGACAGACCCCCACTCACCATAATCAGACACAGAAACAGACGCTCTAGCTAAGCTATGAGCTACCTGATTCGCTGATCTTTTAATAAAACCTAAAGAGAGAAGAGCTATATCCCGAGCTAGGgatttacaatcttccataatCAACCCAAAAGGGGACGCAATCACACTATCACTAAAGAAAGCAAGGACTAACAATTGAGAGTCGGATTCTACGGCTACATTTGTGTACTGCTTTGCTTTGAGCCAGCTAAGGGCTTCTCGGAAACTAAGTACTTCAGCAATCAGGGGATCCGGAGCACCAGATAACAGACCGTTTTTAGCGCCTATGAAGCTATTCGTAGTGTCCCGTGCCACAAAACCGAAACCGATCCTGTTGTTACTGAATAGTGCGGCGTCAAAATTTAGCTTGAGGGATCCTTGGGTAGGAGGAGACCATTGCATTACCGCACTTGAGGGCGTGGATGGAGAAACACCAACTTGTTGAGCCGCCTTCCAATTTGACAGCAAAGCTGATGCATTATTGAAAATGTTACCAGGTTCTTCATCTGTGCTCCTCCAAACTATATTGTTCCTATTACACCACAAAGCCCAACTGACCATAGCCGCCCCCGCTAGTAGCTGTACATCCCCCTTCTGATCAAGATGTAGCCAAAATTGAAAAAAGTTACTGACCAGCGGGCTAAGGTCACCGTAGCTTGAAAAATTCCACGTACGCCTTGCATTTACGCACGACAGCAGCGCATGAAACAAATCCTCCTCCACAGTTTGACATACAGGGCAGAAACTATCTAATTGCACTCGCATTTGACGAAGCCTCACTTTTGTTGGTAACCAATTGTTTAGAGCTTGCCAGAGGAAGGACTTCACTTTAGGAGGGATAGCCAGGTTCCACATTCTTGACCACACTTCAGCAGAAATAGATCCAGTACCCGGATTAAGATTCCCAACCATACTCCTGTAACCCAATTTGACAGTATAAGACCCTCGAGGATTCCCATTCCACCACCAAGTATCCTCCACATCGCGTAAGCTGAGAGGGACCTGCTCAATTAAATTTTTGTCCCTTTGTGTGAATAAATCATCTACAACTCCAGGGTCCCAAATCTTCTGGTCAACTGACAGCAAGGTACTAACCGTTTTGTCCTCAAGTCCAGGAATAGGGGAGGTTTCAACTTTTGGATTATCAGGATCAGAGAGCCAAGGATCATTCCATATCCTAGTTGAGACTCCGTTCCCAATCCGCCTTTGCGCTTTTTGTTTGATCAGGTGCTGAGCCGCAAGGATACTACGCCATACAAAGCTAGGATTGTTACCAATGTTAGCTTCCAGGAATGATGAGTTTGGGTAATATCGCGCTTTGAATACTTGGGCCGCCAAGGAGTCCGGATCGGATAATAATCGCCATCCCTGCTTTCCAAGTAAAGCCAGATTGAAAGGATGGAGACGCTTAAATCCCATACCTCCCATTTTCTTTAGAAGACAAAGACCCTGCCATGACCTCCAATGAATTTTCTTCCCCATACTACTAGAGCCCCACCAAAAAGCATTTAACTGATTCTCCAATGCTGCGCAAAGTGTATGCGGTAGAAGGAAAAGGCTCATTGCATAGTTAGGGAGAGCTTGCAATACTGATTTTATCATGATCTCTTTACCTGCTTTTGATAGCTGTTTGGATTTCCAGTTACAGATCCTTTTTTGAATCATAACTTCCAGATATCTAAACACATCTACTCGCCATTTACCGATGACCGAGGGCAAACCCAGATATTTCTCAACTTTCTGTATCTGTGACACGCCCAAGCTTCTGCTTAGAGAGCTGCAAACCTCAGGATGAACATTCTTGCTGAAGGAAATAGATGACTTGTCGAAATTGATTTTCTGTCTAGAGGCTCTTTCATACTTAGCCAGACACTCTTTTATAATATCGCATTCCTCGTGTGTGGCTCTGAAGAACATGTAGCTATCGTCAGCGAAGAATAAGTGTGATATAGCCGGGGCTGATCTAGCCACTTTACATCCATGGATGAGGCCCTGAGCCTCGCACTGCTTTAAATAGGAAGAAAGACCTTCGGCACAGATGAGGAAAAGGTAAGGGGATATGGGGTCCCCCTGCCTAAGACCCCTCTGTGGAATTATGGGCCCCATTATATGCGGACCACTTTGAATCTTATACTGGACCTTTGTCACACACTGCATTATCAGGTTTATCCAGGCTTCTTCAAACCCGAGTTTTCTGAGCATCATCTTCAGAAACTGCCATTCTACACGATCATACGCTTTTGACATTTCAAGCTTAAGGGATACTACTCCACCCCTTCCTTGAGATTTCCTATTCAGGTAATGATTAACCTCGAAAGCAACCATTACGGTATCTGAAATAAGTCTCCCAGGAACAAAAGCACTCTGTTGTTCTGATATAAGTTCTGGCATTACTGCTTTCAACCTGTTTGCTATTGCTTTTGAAATGATTTTATAGATTACATTGCACAGAGCTATAGGACGGAGATCAGCTGCTGTTTCTGGCTTGGCTTTTTTAGGAATGAGTATCAATGTAGTCTCGTGAATTTCCTCAGGGAAAGAGCCAGAGCTGAGCCAATTTAAGCATGCCTGAGTAACCTGATCCCCAACAATGCTCCAGTATCGTTGATAAAAGAACGGATTGAATCCATCTGGTCCTGGACTATTGTCTGGGTTCATTGAGAAAATGGCTTTTTTAATCTCTTCTCGGGTGAACGGGGCATTCATCTTTCTGTTAGCTTCGTCAGTTACTTTAGGCTGAACTGAATCTATGATATCATCTGCATTGCAACCTGACGAAGAGAATATACCTTTATAGTAGTCCAGCAGTACCCCATCGAGACCGTTTTGCCAATCAATCCATTCTCCTCTAGGGTTTCGAAGTTGCCTCAGCGAGTTCTTCTTCTTACGATTAGTTGCAGCTGTATGGAAGAACCTGGTATTTAGGTCCCCGGCCTGAAGCCAATGTTGTTTTGATCTTTGCTTCCAATATTGTTCTTGCCGGTTTAATAAATCTTCCAGCCTCTGTCTCTCTATTAGATAATTCTGCTGGTTCTGAATTCCTTTCTTAGATCTTAGCTGCCGCAGACTGTTTCTGCATTCCTGGAGCTTTATTTTGAACTGGTTACGCAGACTGTCTCCCCATTCCAGAAGCGACTCACCACAACTCTTCAGTTTAATTACCAATGAAGCATCTTGGGCAGAATTCCATCCCGCTTGAATACGGTCTGCACAATCGGCTTCTTTACTCCAACTATTTTCGAACCGGAAGCTACGGGGGCTAACACTGAAATGATTAGACAATCTCATCACCAGCGCCGAATGGTCAGAAGTTGGAGCCTCAATGTTCAGTACAGCAGCAGTTGGGAAAAGGTTTTGCCAAAGGACGGAAGCCAGCCCCCTATCCAGTTTCTCTTCTACGAAGTGACCTGATCCCCTGCCTTTCTCCCACGTAAAAGGATGCCCCTCCATTCGAACTTCTGATAACTCATAGTCAGCAATTGTCTCGCAAAATCCCCTCAATAAATATGATGGGTGTCTATGAAGCCCGCTTTTTTCTTCCTGGAACATTAAGTCGTTGAAATCCCCAAGAACTAGCCAAGGAAGAGGGGATCGTACCTTCAAATTCTTTAATAAAGACCAGGAATCTCTTCGTCTGTTTCTCTCAGGGTGGCCATAAAACCTAGTGAAACGCCATTTTGGTTTGTCAGGACTTGACCATTCGGTGTCAATGTGATTACGGGAATAGCTCAGTAGATTCAGTACTATCTCCTTGCTCCAAAGAATAGCCAAACCCCCTCCGTAGTTGACAGGATCCACCACGAACATATTTGTAAACTGTAACTTTCTCTTTACTACTTCTAACTTCTTTCGGTTGCATTTGATTTCACTAAGGAAAACAAGCGTGGGTTTAAACCGGACCACCAAGTCCGATAGCATTCGAACTGCCCGGGGGTTACCCAAGCCCCGACAGTTCCAACTGAGAATGCTCATTGTTCCCGGCGGACCTGAACCTCAGGTCCCGCCTTATCCCCATTACTTGGTTTTGCACCTTCAGTGTCACACTCCATGGGTCGAGTAGTGAAACTACCATCTAGCTCATTCGTCAGTTTCTGACCTTCCTCGTGTCTTCTTCTTTTGGGCTCCCCAACAACTACTTCCTCTTTGCCTTCTTTTGAGATAGTCGAGATAACTTCTGAGACTATTAGCCCTTTACTTGGGCCTTCCTTTGTTGGTTCATACTGTCGTAACCCCTTAAGGCGATTGTTATCTGGCGTTGTACTAGTTGTGACAGGGGCAGATAAGAGGAATTTGGATTGAGGAACTATTTGAGTACGTCTTGTAGAAGCTCGAAGCCAAGCCCCATAGTATCTGACAGCAGCATCAGGGTTATCGATATCAAGGAGTTTGCTGCAATGTCTCTCTGCATGCCCTATCCGTCCACAGTAAAAAATAGAACGTAGGTAAACGTTCGTACTTGAAATTTATCCAGGAGAACTCTCCACCGACTTTACTTATCTTCATCTTGCGTTTAAGGGGCTGGTGCACCTTAATGCTGACTCTGATTCTCATATATGTTCTGTCAATACTGTTGAAGTTATTCTGATCTGCTTCAATGAACAAGCCCAAAAAATTGCCAATATTGAGTGCAACTTTATCGGATATAAAACCTGGTGGGAGATCATGTGCCTGGACCCATATATCCGTTTTATCCAATACCACTAGGGAGGGATCCTGGCCTTCTTGAAGGGCTTCCGCCATCAACAGGTTTTGATCAAAAGTCCAAGGTCCTCCCCTTATGACTGTATCGCGTTCCAGAGGATGAAAAAATTCAAACCTGAATCTGTTTGTACTTAATTCAGTAATGCATAAACCTCTTGCCGGTCTCCAGAGATCAGCTAGGACGTTTTTCATAATCGGGACTTTTATCGGTTTGTCTGTAAGGAAACTACCGATGATGCTCCAGGATGGCGGCCGAACTATTGGTTGGACATCCTCCAATTGAATGATCATACCTGCCTCTTGCTCTTCGTCCAGCGTAACTAGTGCTGCTTGATCGATGATTGACTCCATTGTTTCGCAAGAAAAAAGACGCTAGTGGTGGACAACAGGAACTTCAGCGAAACAGTGCTCGATAACAGAAGAAACTATCGCCAAAAAACCTCAAGACTTAGGACTTTTACCAGAAAAGATACGAACCCTAGGAGATTCCTAGTACAACACGCCAACTCGGCGAGACATTCTTAACATAGTGAATTATAGATACACACTTGTAACTTATTCATAATTTTTTCCTTTTGGGTTTCTGCCCTCTAtctcacaaaaaaaattaaaatccatTTCTCGCAGTTAAACTGTGTCGTGCTTTGctgttaatttatttttacttcAATCTTAcattatttccttttttttttttggctcagTCTTATTTTTgagtttgagagagagagagaaacaaaTACTCCAATTTTATTGTGTGTGTTTTCTTTTGCTCCCAAAAAGTACTTAATTGATTTAAACGGCTCAGGAATCGGACATCTATCTTGGGAATTCAAATTCCGCGCCATCATGGAATCAGAAGGTAACCGTTCGTCCATcaaaaaaccctaatttttccTCTTATCTTTTATACTATCTTATCACAATTCCCGAGAAATTTCAATTTTGTCGGATACCTGATGAAGAAGATTTTTGAATTCGCTGAATCTCTTGTTGGATGCCCAAAAATATGTCTTTAGGGCAAAGAACCAGCACTAATCCAGCGGCCATGCTCGCTACTCTCCTCGGCAAGAGAGAAAAGCTTCGAGAAGAGCTCCGTAGCATTGAGAAACAGGCaatttctatctctctctctctttttctttcagCATATTAAAGAAGATAAAGAGTAAAGAAACCTTATGTACGTTTCTCATGATTAAGAAAATTGTTAGTCAAGCTCCACTGGACAATTATCATTGAACTTGCGTTTATGGATCTCTGCGTTTAATTATAGGTGTACGAGTTAGAGACCAGCTATCTACAAGATTCAAGCCATTTTGGGAATGTGCTCAAAGGTTTTGAAGGGTTTCTCTCTTCATCGAAAAATACCTCAAAGTAATTCTCTTTTGAATTCTTACTGCTTCTGAATGCAATCATTTGTTGACATACAGAGCTATGTTTATTTCATGCAAGTTTACATGGGTGCCAAATTCTGTAGCTTGACATTTTAGGAGGATTCCATAAAATGCTTAACAGATaaagttatttaatttattgaatATTCTGAATTTTTACATTTCCTCATGGAGAAGTTTTGATTTAGGTAAGAAGGAAAACAGAGATATAAGTGTGGGAAGGAAATATGTATGTGGATGTCCTCTATCTTATAATTTGAAATGAAGTACTCTATATTCATTCGTTGATTCTTTATTATCAACTCCACAAatacacatttttattttactgCAATCTATACCATTTTTTGAAAGGCCAAACTTAGTTCTTTTTATAGCCAGAAGGTCATGATGCAAGATATAAAAGTTTGATTACTAGCTTATCAATCTATGATTATGGGGAGTATGATATGTTTCCGGATTTTATAATTGTTTTTCAAAACGTGTTTCTCTTTTTGGGTGGTGAACATTTCAAGTATCTTTCCTAACATATGTTTTAAGGAAAGGTGAAGACTTGAGGAATTTCAGCTAAATGAACTTAATAAAGGAATTCTTCTCAAGCTATAGACACTGAAGCCGCTCAAACTTGAAATGCCTAAAATATTTTAGTGGTACATGAAAGGATATTTGTATCACGAATTTGACAATTGGATCCAAAATAGAGATAATTCAGAAGCATTTATATAAGGGATCTCATTTCATTCTTTATGATAAATAAATGTTAAGAAACCAAATCTGCTTGAAGTTGTCAGCATTTTGATCTTATTGAAAATTTTGGCTGAACAGAGATAATAGTGTCATTGTTTCAATTATAATGTAATGGATATTGTTTTGATAATCCTGAACAAATCGGTCTGAAATCATATCAACTTTACATCGGTCTGAATCTATGAATTTCAATTTGACAGCTTATATGGGGACTAGCAAATATAAGAGCAATATTACAACATTGTCATATTTTCTACAAGTTCTTTGTACATCTACATGTAACTTTCTAGTTCTGATCTTGCAGTTTAAAAAGGTCCAGGAAATTTCAGCATGAAGATAGAGTTTTCTCACTATCATCAGTTACCTCACCAGCAGTATGTGTTAAACTTCTGACTCATCAGCAATAGCTGCTTTCCATTTCCCATCATGTTTGCATATACGAAAACTCCTAATGAGAGTAAAGACTTTGAATTGTGTATTTACAATGTTGCAACATATGCTTTTATGAACGAGTGCTGATTCATGGCAGGGGAAAAAATATTAGGGAGCTGTCATTTAATTTCTTGTTTTTGAACTTCTTTATTAGGTAAAGTCCATTTGAATGTCTGATGGAGGCAAGTGTTTTTTTAATTGATTCCTCATGTTCGAAATCTTCTAGGATTTAATAAGAGTTTTGAGTTTGTCTTCTGAGTTGAAATTTTAGTTTGATGTTAGTTAGGTTAGTTACATTTTGGGAGTTATAATTTTGAGGGATAACGGATATATTGTGTCatctctttatttatttactttcttAGTCTTCTAAGTATGAAATTACAAGACTTATGagttgaattgaattgattcctatttttattcttttgaaGCACCAAGTAATTATGCAAAATTATCTCATTATATTTTTTCAGAAGTCCGTCTTGCTCATATATTTTATGGATGTAGCATAAAACTCCAAGTCTAGACACAAAGCTGCTTCTACATTACAATATTTTGTTATCAGAAAACtatttcaatttgtttcatTTTCCTGCCATGTAATCTTTGTTTTCTGTTTTCTGGCATCAGTATTGTGAGATGAAGCTTGTCCTTATTGAGGCTTGAGATTGTTGTTGTAGTTGCTTGGTGGTTATTTTAATAGCTTCTTTATTCACTTTGTTTCATTATTCTTCAGGCTACAGAACTTGGATTAGGGCGTGATGGTAAGTGCAATTCTTATTATGTTCATATCCTACCCATCAAAAGGAAATTTTCGATTTTGTCTTGTTGTTATTGTTGCAGAAGGAAGATCTGATCTTGGTTCAGGTCGGACGAAGGGTGGAAACATAACTTCGAACGGACCGTAAGTGGCAAGTCATTTGTTAGTATGCTGAAATTGCTCATTCACTAACGAAGTTCATAATGCTAACCCTTGTTTGTTTAGGGGGAAACCAAAGAAGGGAAGAACACCAGTGGGATCAAGAGATGTAAAGAAAATCAGACCAAGTGAAGCAGAAtttgatgatgaagatgatcCTGATATGAGCTTTAGATAACTAATACAATGTACGTCgtaaatgtaaattttttaATGTACTTGTATTGTAGGCTGCAAGACATACAAGTGTATTGTAGATTGTGCTAATTAGAATCCCTATAGTTGTTGTACACTAAATGAGGCAGTAATTTTCTTGAGATACGATTAAGTTATTTTGTAGTTCATCATAAATTATTAATGTATGTTATACTTTAGGTATCTTTGGAATGGTGAATTTTGAGTCCTAATGCTTACTACAGGTTTATGGAAATAAATTGTACTGTGAGTTATTATTACTTATTAGAGCTCCACTCACTTACAGTCTCAATGCAGTCTTGCAACCGCAAATAGGGGGTCTCTCTGTTTTCCCGGTGGATATTAGCCAAGGCCTAAGATCCTGAAGAGTAAAAAATTCTTCAAAGACCTACTCAACACATATAACTAGACCCGTTCATTGATTGAAAGATTAGTCTAGCCTGCTATGAATTTAAACCAGCGTTATCAGGTTCGGACTGGACCAGACTGGCTGGTTCGACCGGTCGAACCGGGAACCGGTCAGGCATCCGGTTTGTTGAATCCTCAATAAACAGAAGAGACCAGGGTTGAATCGGACCCGGCGGTCCGGCCTATTAGATGCTAGTTGGATGAATACTCAGACTCGTAAACAGGTCTAGAGGATACTAAAAAAATCTAGTTTTTCCAACCAGTTGGTAATAGTTGGAACTATAAATTGGTTAGTTTTATAAGTATTTTATATTGGTGATAGAATTGTAGAGT encodes:
- the LOC136220599 gene encoding uncharacterized protein isoform X2, producing the protein MESEGQRTSTNPAAMLATLLGKREKLREELRSIEKQVYELETSYLQDSSHFGNVLKGFEGFLSSSKNTSNLKRSRKFQHEDRVFSLSSVTSPAATELGLGRDEGRSDLGSGRTKGGNITSNGPGKPKKGRTPVGSRDVKKIRPSEAEFDDEDDPDMSFR
- the LOC136220599 gene encoding uncharacterized protein isoform X1, which encodes MPKNMSLGQRTSTNPAAMLATLLGKREKLREELRSIEKQVYELETSYLQDSSHFGNVLKGFEGFLSSSKNTSNLKRSRKFQHEDRVFSLSSVTSPAATELGLGRDEGRSDLGSGRTKGGNITSNGPGKPKKGRTPVGSRDVKKIRPSEAEFDDEDDPDMSFR